Proteins from a genomic interval of Medicago truncatula cultivar Jemalong A17 chromosome 3, MtrunA17r5.0-ANR, whole genome shotgun sequence:
- the LOC11416146 gene encoding serine/threonine-protein kinase STY13, whose amino-acid sequence MESGGRFYSVDEFNLDPKWLVDPKHLYVGPRIGEGAHAKVYEGKYKNQIVAIKIVHKGETTEEIAKREDRFAREVAMLSRVQHKNLVKFIGACKEPVMVIVTELLSGGTLRKYLLNMRPKCLDTHVAIGFALDISRAMECLHSHGIIHRDLKPDNLLLTEDHGTVKLADFGLAREESLTEMMTAETGTYRWMAPELYSTVTLRQGEKKHYNHKVDAYSFAIVFWELLHNKVPFEGMSNLQAAYAAAFKNVRPNADHLPEELAVILTSCWQEDANARPNFTQIIQMLLNYLYTVSPPTPAIPSRIFTSENTLLPPESPGTSSLMAKRDDTGDTPRVKDEIKPNGFLCCFSQCY is encoded by the exons ATGGAATCTGGTGGTAGATTCTACTCAGTTGATGAGTTCAATTTAGACCCTAAATGGTTGGTTGATCCTAAACATCTTTATGTTGGGCCCAGGATTGGTGAAGGAGCTCATGCTAAAGTCTATGAGGGAAA ATATAAAAACCAGATTGTTGCTATTAAAATTGTACATAAAGGAGAAACTACTGAAGAGATTGCCAAGAGAGAAGATCGTTTTGCAAGGGAGGTGGCTATGTTGTCTAGAGTGCAACATAAGAACTTGGTGAAG TTTATCGGTGCCTGCAAGGAGCCAGTGATGGTGATAGTCACTGAGCTGTTATCAGGAGGAACTCTGCGCAAGTATTTGCTTAACATGCGCCCCAAATGCTTGGATACACATGTGGCCATTGGTTTTGCACTTGATATTTCACGTGCTATGGAGTGCCTGCATTCTCATGGGATCATACACCGTGATCTTAAACCTG ATAATTTGCTATTGACCGAAGACCACGGAACAGTCAAGTTAGCAGATTTTGGTTTGGCAAGAGAAGAGTCTTTAACTGAGATGATGACAGCTGAAACGGGAACATACCGTTGGATGGCTCCAGAG TTATACAGTACTGTCACACTGAGGCAGGGGGAGAAGAAGCATTATAACCATAAAGTCGATGCTTATAGCTTTGCGATCGTGTTTTGGGAGCTCTTGCACAACAAAGTTCCTTTTGAAGGCATGTCAAACCTTCAAGCAGCATATGCTGCAGCCTTTAAG AATGTAAGGCCGAATGCGGATCATCTTCCCGAGGAATTGGCTGTAATCCTTACTTCATGCTGGCAAGAGGACGCAAATGCCCGACCCAACTTCACACAGATAATCCAAATGCTCCTAAATTATCTTTACACTGTTTCGCCTCCTACACCTGCAATTCCTTCAAGAATATTCACTTCTGAGAACACCCTGTTGCCGCCAGAGTCTCCTGGTACGAGCTCCTTAATGGCGAAACGTGATGACACGGGTGATACACCTAGAGTAAAGGACGAAATCAAGCCTAATGGTTTCCTTTGCTGTTTCAGTCAGTGTTATTAA
- the LOC11418234 gene encoding pachytene checkpoint protein 2 homolog, translating to MSSSSPSPMETEQNPTTDQNGAVASQRSPLPPSPPPPLPPEDKILVPVEVCLKPSSTASIHDVRSAVEGMLEKRSLSYNGGPIPVPLDEPFLADNVQRICVCDTGEGMQNDNVLLFWQVKPVVHVFQLSEEGPCEDISSDGQSSSFNEWILPAKEFDGMWESLIYESGLKQRLLRYAASALLFTEKAVDPFLVSWNRIILLHGPPGTGKTSLCKALAQKLSIRFNSRFPQAQLVEVNAHSLFSKWFSESGKLVAKLFQKIQEMVEEEGNLVFVLIDEVESLAAARKAALSGSEPSDSIRVVNALLTQMDKLKSSPNVIILTTSNITAAIDIAFVDRADIKAYVGPPTLQARYEILRSCVQELMRTGILTNFEDCKNIMLPNYASAKQRMNAPDFHEATTFMQLCKKLVETAEACEGMSGRSLRKLPFLAHAALANPFDCNPIKFLCTMIDTAKRERSELPD from the exons ATGAGTAGTAGTTCTCCTAGTCCAATGGAGACGGAGCAAAACCCTACGACCGACCAAAACGGCGCCGTAGCTTCCCAACGTTCACCTCTACCACCATCTCCCCCTCCTCCTCTTCCACCGGAGGATAAAATTCTCGTCCCTG TCGAGGTTTGCTTAAAACCTTCCAGCACAGCTTCCATTCACGATGTTCGTTCCGCCGTTGAGGG GATGCTTGAAAAGAGGAGTTTGAGCTATAATGGTGGACCGATTCCTGTTCCCCTTGACGAACCCTTTCTTGCAGATAATGTGCAAAGAATTTGCGTTTGTGATACAG GTGAAGGGATGCAGAATGATAACGTTCTTTTGTTCTGGCAAGTCAAGCCTGTTGTACATGTCTTTCAG CTTAGCGAAGAAGGACCGTGTGAGGATATCAGCTCTGATGGCCAGTCTTCTAGCTTCAATGAATGGATTCTTCCTGCAAAAGAATTTGATGGCATGTGGGAAAG CCTAATATATGAATCTGGTCTAAAGCAAAGGTTGCTACGGTATGCAGCGAGTGCTTTGCTCTTCACTGAAAAGGCAGTTGACCCATTCCTTGTTTCATGGAACCG CATAATTCTTTTGCATGGACCCCCTGGGACTGGAAAGACGTCTTTATGTAAAGCATTAGCTCAGAAACTGTCAATTCGATTCAATTCAAG ATTCCCACAGGCTCAGCTTGTTGAAGTGAATGCACATTCTTTGTTCAGTAAATGGTTCTCCGAAAGCGGAAAGCTG GTAGCAAAACTTTTCCAAAAGATTCAAGAAATGGTAGAGGAAGAAGGCAATCTGGTATTTGTTTTGATCG ATGAAGTCGAAAGTCTTGCTGCTGCCAGAAAAGCTGCTTTGTCTGGTTCTGAACCTTCTGATTCTATTCGG GTTGTCAATGCATTATTAACTCAGATGGATAAGTTAAAATCATCTCCAAATGTTATAATTCTAACAACATCCAACATCACTGCTGCTATCG ATATTGCTTTTGTTGATCGAGCTGATATCAAAGCATATGTTGGCCCACCAACTCTTCAAGCCCGGTATGAAATATTAAGGTCTTGTGTGCAGGAACTTATGCGTACAGGGATATTAACTAATTTTGAG GATTGTAAGAATATCATGCTGCCAAATTACGCTAGTGCAAAACAGAGAATGAACGCACCAGATTTTCATGAAGCTACTACATTCATGCAACTGTGCAAGAAACTAGTTGAAACTGCAGAGGCATGCGAG GGAATGAGTGGAAGGTCTCTCAGAAAGCTTCCGTTTTTGGCACATGCTGCACTTGCAAATCCTTTTGATTGCAACCCTATCAAGTTCTTATGTACAATGATAGATACAGCAAAGAGGGAGCGTTCTGAGCTTCCTGACTAA
- the LOC120579747 gene encoding uncharacterized protein, with translation MTNCTEENNLSSSSTTPTEVPEDSSVFDNFTSMNLELSNINEEDMRILRRVRITSPPNICMTNEVDDHSISGDEKEDTSVSNQVDPDEVNLPIVKCPVCDFNIEVSTDRSVDYDAYNMNCPVCDESLGEDAIRMVQNTSFPISQKVSVNYLVILI, from the exons ATGACGAATTGCACAGAGGAAAACAACTTGAgttcatcttcaacaacacCTACTGAGGTGCCTGAAGATTCTTCTGTTTTTGACAATTTCACTTCAATGAATCTTGAACTTTCTAATATCAATGAAGAAGACATGAGGATTCTAAGAAGGGTCAGAATTACAAGTCCACCAAATATTTGTATGACGAATGAGGTTGATGATCACAGTATTTCTGGAGATGAGAaag AAGATACTTCAGTTTCAAATCAAGTCGATCCGGATGAGGTTAATCTACCGATTGTAAAATGTCCTGTATGTGATTTCAACATTGAAGTTTCAACTGACCGTTCAGTAGATTATGATGCATATAATATG AATTGTCCTGTGTGTGATGAAAGCTTAGGGGAGGATGCAATCAGGATGGTTCAGAACACAAGCTTCCCAATCTCACAGAAGGTATCTGTAAATTATCTTGTGATTCTTATCTAA
- the LOC11427832 gene encoding uncharacterized protein, whose product MLRSEDYLSHISGVRREPSILTDVPRYPNAEMAFNKRVIYEEDDIERSPGLHHHHHNPVIRERVEVVEYERVPEVRYGDKVIYEIEEGVDVETNQSYPRRNRPGGLELHKWKTFRP is encoded by the coding sequence ATGTTGAGATCCGAGGACTACCTCTCCCACATTTCAGGTGTCAGAAGGGAGCCAAGTATTCTCACCGACGTCCCTCGCTACCCAAATGCCGAGATGGCCTTCAACAAGAGGGTTATCTATGAGGAAGATGATATCGAGAGATCCCCTGGcctccatcaccaccaccacaaccCTGTGATTCGTGAGAGGGTTGAAGTGGTGGAGTATGAACGAGTACCTGAGGTTAGGTATGGTGATAAAGTGATCTACGAAATTGAAGAGGGCGTTGATGTTGAAACCAATCAAAGTTATCCACGAAGGAACAGACCAGGTGGTCTTGAATTGCACAAATGGAAGACATTCAGGCCATAG
- the LOC11414049 gene encoding uncharacterized protein: LRIKNICRHISVDINTPTYQFNIIVVAEIKQESSTKQTRETMMRSNDYHTHISEVRREPSDYSRYPNGEMAFNKRVVYEEDAIEGSRHGRHHHNPEIVERVEVVEYERVPEVRPYGGQVIYEEDVDVETNNQYYPRRTRSNGHSWNTFRP; the protein is encoded by the coding sequence CTAAGGATAAAGAATATATGTCGACATATATCGGTTGATATAAATACACCCACTTACCAATTCAATATCATAGTTGTAGCAGAAATTAAGCAAGAGTCATCTacaaaacaaacaagagaaACAATGATGAGATCCAATGACTACCACACCCACATTTCAGAAGTTCGAAGGGAGCCTAGCGACTACTCTCGCTACCCAAATGGTGAGATGGCCTTCAACAAGAGGGTTGTCTACGAGGAAGACGCGATTGAAGGATCGCGCCATGGACGCCACCACCACAACCCTGAGATCGTTGAGAGGGTTGAAGTGGTGGAATATGAACGTGTACCTGAGGTTAGGCCCTATGGTGGTCAAGTGATCTACGAAGAGGACGTGGATGTTGAGACCAATAATCAATATTACCCACGAAGGACCAGGTCAAATGGTCACTCATGGAACACATTCAGGCCATAA